The genomic window AAGATTAAACCTGTGGGCAGGTACTAAAGGTCAGCAGCAGCATCCTTAAAGAAGCCTTATGTCTTGGGCAGGTGGGAGATGAAGGCGCCGGGCACTTTGTGAAGATGGTACACAATGGGATCGAATATGGAGACATGCAGCTGATTTGTGAGGCCTACCACCTGATGAAGGATGTCCTGGGCATGGAACACGATGAAATGGCAAAGGTGAGCTATGATGTGTGTGTCTTTCCCGATCTGCTTCTCCTCTGCCTTGGACCTCAGTGAGTAGCTGCTCTGCCACGAGAGCAACATCTGCAGTAAAATCGCCTTAACAGTTTCGGTGAGGCTCAGGAACCCAAATCATAGTATTCAACTGAGGCAGGTAGCTGCAGGGTGTCAAACCTGAATGATTTTAACTGTTACCTGAGATCCTTCATTCCTCAATTCCGTTTTTCCTGGGAAGGAGTCTGTCTTGGGAAAGTGTGTGAAGTGTTTTGAGTAACGTCTCTGTTGTTCATTGGCTCGGTCTGAAAATGCTAATGAAGCTAATAAGAGAGATCCCAAAGAACCCTTGAGGCAGGGTAGAATTCAGTATGGGGCAGGTAGCTCTTTGTGAGTGTTGAATGGTTCTCAAATGAACCAAGAGAATAGCTTAAAATAGGAGTTGGCAGTATTTTTGGTCACAGTGCTAAAAACACTTACAGcctcaatttgtaagatgttggtgtgccggggtggatggtgggggagcgcAAGGAGcctaatccttgttgtggcagcattGCCCTGattttccttccctgctcttcTGCCTGAGGCACAAGTGCCAAGCAAAATCCCTTCGTTTGCCGTGCTCTGGCACCTATGCCAGGGGTTGTCTATTACTGGCTGAAAGCATTGTGTCATGGGATTAAGTGGAAAGGTGGTTGCACTTCCCTCAGACAGCCCAAGCTTATAGGCAGCAGGCCAGAGCATGCCAGCACGTCGCTGTTTAGAGATGGCTACTTTGCAGCTCTGTGTCTGAGGTGCCCCTAACCTGAGGATGTGATGGTTCCAGTTCGAGGCTCCCAAGTAGTGACCTAGCAACGTGGCTAAGATCTGTATGTTTGAAGAGGAGCCGGCAAATTGACCTGGAGTGAGTGTGCCACCTGCATTCCCTTTGTTTGTGCTTCCAAGGCATTTGAGGAATGGAATAAGACGGAGCTGGACTCATTCCTGATTGAAATCACAGCCAACATTCTCAAGTTCAAGAACCCTGACGGCAAACACCTGCTCCCAAAAATCAGGGACAGTGCAGGGCAAAAAGGCACAGGGAAGTGGACGGCTATCTCGGCTCTGGAGTACGGAGTCCCTGTCACACTGATTGGTAGGTGGCTTTGTGTTATAACCTTGTGTCTTGATCTATACCTCTCAGAGCAAGCTTGTGATGAAGCATGCTGAGGCACAGCAACATCGGAGACCAGCCCAGGGCAAGGCTCTTATCTCTAGTCTACTAGTGTAGGTCCTTTTGCCCTTTGAGAGCAGATATGGGGGAGAGGCAAATTGCTCATTGTTCTTCATGTATCCTTTGTGGGTGTTTTTCCTAGCCATTTCTCCAGGCCTCCTTTGGCTATCGAGGCACCTTTTGTCCATGCCATGCTGTTTGCTATGTCCACAAGTAGAAAAGTGAGTTAATGTTAGGGTTCACATGAGAAATGAGTAGAGAGTTGAGAAGATCGCTCCCACTCTAGTGTGGTTTTGTGCTCTTCCCAATAATCCTTCCTCTTTGCCCCTGTACTGATGCCCCTCACACTTCTGGGAAAGGTGTAAAGCTTCTGTTCTGCCCCAGCTGTATGGAAACATTCATTGTCCCAGACGGTCATTTTCCCCATCCCCATATACTTTCCTTTCACCTATATTCTCTGTGATTGCTTTGGTACTTCTTGGCGGATGTAGGGTCATTTTGACTAGACGGGGAAATTTAACCTGTGCCCTCGCTATGACTTGAGCGACGTTACTGCCAGATACCTTGGGGATGGATATCAGTGGTTGAGCTTGAAAGCCTCCATTTCGCACCACGAGAGTCTCTTGCATTATCTCCATATGCTGCAAATAGGTTTTTTGTTAGCCCTTATAGCTAGCTTACAGCCTGATCCAGTGTCAAAGTGGGAGTCCTTCCAGCGACATCAGCAGGTTTGGATAATGTGCCTAAATCACTTTGGAGAATTACCCACACTGATATCTGTGTAAttacccccccacccacagttgtcttagcctgattttttttaaagtagttatGACACTGCAAGTGTGTCAGGAATCAACCCCCAACCTGTGTTACTGAGGGTTTATGAGCCCTCCCTGTGGGCAGGTGAATGAAGTGGCTGAACAGGTTCTCTCTCTGTTGTCTGTGCTTTATTTTTGTGTTCTCTTCTCTGtctccttttccctcttttttttatcTTGGTTTGTAAAAAAAAGATCAACTTTACTGATTGCTGCCTCTGTGGCCTGCTGAATCCAGCTCATCACAGAAGCTGGACTGCATTGCAACAAAGGAGCTGTTTAcaaagggctgcagctgccagcaagttATTTCCTGAATAATTTGAACATAACAGAGGTCTAGTCTCACTTGGAGCTCTGCTTTCGTTTAATTTTTCATTCCCCCGTTGATTTAGTAATGTTTCCTTTATTTTGGACTCTTGCAATTGCAGGGATCAAGAGTGGAGTGTGGAGATAGTCCTTGGATGTAGTCATGTGGTACAGGAATGTTTCCTGGGGTAATGCTGAGATGTATAGGGAAGGTAGGCCTTCATAACTGCTCTTGTGCAAACACGGATATTCTTAAGTCAGTTGCTACATGTTTTTTCTTGCATCAGTGTGACTTGCAGACTTTTCCCTGGTATAGCAGAGTCATGCTTGCTCCACAATGCAGAAGGAAGTATTTTGGCAAAAGTATAAAGGAGGGGCCAGTCCTGACTGCTGCACTGTGAAAATCTTAGTATAGGGAAGGTTCAGAAGCCACTGTAAATCTGTGACTCATGTTTGGAGGCATTTGAAGGATTTCTCAAAACCAGGAACTAGTGTTAAGGGAAGAAGGAAAGTCCATTGTGCACAGTATAATAAGTCAACCCTGCCTTCATCTTTCTATCAGTCCCTTGAAAGGTGTGTTCAAATGCTTTGTTGAGAAGGAAATTGTTTAAATTACCAGTTTCTTCATTGATTATCTTGGGCAAACTGTAGACGCGCCTAAAGAGTATTTATTTTTGTCCATTCAGTTTATCTGGGAATTAGATATACTTTTATTGATTGGCTTCTCCTACATAGACTCCCTTTCCTACATATAGAAATAATAAAGCTCTTAGACTAAGGACAGGCAAAGTccagcttgtgggctggatctggttggcagtggactccatttcccagccacccctgcgcatggctggggccagtctccatggagaccccagctgcagctgcacaggaaagctctgtggcagagcagggcagagggctgctgtGGAGTCGCTGGGAACTTTTGATGGGGcatataatatatgtgtgtgtgtgtgtgtctacacacacatgtatacacatatataaacattgtttgagtgattttttttttttttttaagtatgttcAGTTAGTGTGATTGATACTGGGCCTTTGCCTAactttttcatcttcaaagcaccTTGCAAATATTCTTTATGTCTCCAATTCCCACATGCTCCCGGGACATGGTCATAGTCGCATCTTCAAGATAGAAGGAACTAAGATCAAAAGATTCAAGTAGCTTGTGCAAGCAAGGGGAAATGTTGATTGTTTCCAGGAATTTTGTCATGGGGATGCCCCATGCcttttttaaatagattaaacCAGGCAGTGTTGCCCAATACTGCTCTATCCCAGTCTACATTTTCGGACTGGTAGTTCCTTCCACTGTTTTTCAAATAATGAAACCGGAAATCCCTATGTTGTGGAAGCCACCAGACAGCTTACCTTTCCATTGGCCTCCTTCCCTCAAAGCATGAGCTCCTCCATGCTTGTTCCTTCCCTCATTTCACCACATGCCAGGGCTCCAGATGCAGGTGAACCTTAGAGCTGGGGTGGTGATAGCTAACTAAATACTCTTTCCTCTTTTGTTTAAAGGTGAAGCTGTCTTTGCGCGGTGCCTGTCTTCTCTCAAGGATGAGAGGGTACAGGCCAGCAAACTCTTGGAAGGTCCCAAAATGACTCAGTTCAGTGGAAACAAGAAGGCATTTCTGGAGGATATTCGCAAGGTGGGTTGTAACTCCCAGCCACACCTCTGCGTTAGAAATGTTAGCATGGGACATGTGCTCCCTTTGCTCTTGCTCTCCCTGCTCATAAGCATCGGGCATCATGCTTGTCTGCCTTCTGCCGTGTTTTACCTTTCTTTCCCACTGTGTGGCAGCTGGCACGCAGCAAAACCTGGTTAATGGGGAACCCATTTGCTGACCAGAGAAAGAGAATCTGCCTAGCAAAAGTTTCAGGAGATAGAAGTAGACAATTTAATTCATGTATGGATATATAAATGTCCCGGGTCTGTTTTAGATGGATTGAAAAAAGACTGCTTGCTGTTTTGCCATCATTCCTTTCACTGGTGCCCTTTTGTTTTGAGAGAAATGATTGGAGCGTGTGCCCAAAATAACCACCATGACTAAAACCAAAGAGGATTTGACTGCATCTGTTTCTAATTCTAACCCAACCTGTTGTTTGAAAGTAAGCCAAGAAAATAGCCAACATTTGACTGTCACCATCTGAATTACAttggagagaatttttttttcaaggacaTATTGACCTGAGTCTACTTTTGAGCTGTAAGTTTTAAAAGGCATAGATTATCCAGTGTAGTAGTTTGGAAGTGAGCAGGTGAGTCTTTTTTACAAAGACCTGGAAGATAGCCATCTAAGTGGGCCTTTTGGGTCTGTGTGCTCTGCTTGTGGGTCTGATTGCAAGTTTCTTCCATCTGAGTTTGTGGGATGTCATTTAATTTGTTGGTTTGTTTCTCCAGGCCCTATATGCCTCTAAGATCATCTCCTATGCTCAAGGTTTCATGCTGCTGAGACAGGCAGCCAAGGAGTTTGGCTGGACATTAAATTATGGTGGTATTGCACTGATGTGGAGGGGAGGCTGCATCATCCGAAGGTAAGGGAACATTTGGGACAACGTAGGGTCATTACAATGTAGTGCAGGTGATGGAGACCCTTGACTGGCCTACCCAGAGATCTCCTTGGGAAGATCCTTGCATTTCATCAGCTTGGATGCTATTGTCCTACATCAAACGCAGGACCCCGGGCAACTTAATGCCAGGTTCATGTATGACTCAGCCACTGTTGAGTTCCTTTTCATGTTTTCACTTTGCTTTTCCTCCCTGGGCTTGGGTGTTTGAAAGCTAGTGGTAGGCACAGTATTTACAGAACCCAGCCATATTTGCTGCCTTTCTAATCAGAGACGTATGCACCTTGGATTCTTGGCCACTTAACAGCCCCCGCCACTGAAATCTAATCTCAGTTTTGCATCTGTCCTCTGTAGTGTGTTCCTGGGGAAAATCAAAGATGCTTTTGACCGAAATCCTGAGCTCCAGAACCTGCTGTTGGATGACTTCTTTAAGACAGCTGTTGAAAACTGTCAGGTGCGTGCCCCAGGAAGAGATTATCACTAATGCAACAATTTTGAAATGTGGCATATTCCAGTTGTGACCCAGAATGACTCTTCATCTGTATTGGGAGATTTCAAAGGAGAGAATGCAGGGTGTCATATTTTATATAGCACTCTTAATCTCAAGACAGTTTGggaatgtgtgcgtgtgtgtatgtgtctgtatctTTGCATGCAGTATATGTATGCTTTTAAAGGTAACTACCTACAGTTGCTGTAAAGTCTCAAATGTTACCCATGTACATCCCACAGTGCCACGTGATATATTAATATTTGCTCCTTAGAGTTAATTTGCAGGCAGATAAAATGCTTTCTAAATCAAGTTCCTTATCCTTGAAGCTCCACTATTCATTCTCATAAACTCTAAGGCTGCTGCTTCATTGTCATGTAAaagctttcaggcagaatgtAGCAATTCGGaagaattgtgattttttttttttttttttaaaacctatttGTCAGACACGGTGAAACCTTCCTCTTACCACTGTACAATTTGTTCTGCCTTGGAAGGTACCTGCTGTGCAGAACTTGGATTACAATTGTGAAGCTATTTAAATTCTGGCTCTATTATGATACGTTGCAGTAGCATAGAATCAACAGTGTGCTAAACTCTCTGCTCACAAGATCTGGGTTGGAGATGAGCCCTATCAGAATGATAACTGGGGTGTCTGCCTGGCTGTTGTTTTATTACTCATAATAGTAGAAGGAGTTGTTTTATGACTGTCAGCTCTGTTCACTGAAACTGAATATTTTGTGTATGTTACTAAATCCAATGTAAAGTTGAGACAAAGGACTATCTGCATATCTCTCTGTGGTACTGTGCTGGCCCTTCTTTCCCTGGGAAGTTTTTTGAGCTGTGCTTCATTAGGTTTGCTGAAAACGCTTCTTTGTCTGCTCAGCCTGTTATGCTTTTTGCGGTTTTGGAATGTGTTGTCCTTATGTATGAAAATAGGAGTCTCCCTGCCTGAGGTCTAGACCTGATCATGTTCATGGTATACAGTTGTGTTTTTAGTGTTTGGAACCTTGTTCATTGGTTCTGTATTTCTGGGCAGCACTCTGGGCTGCCTTTGTTTATCTAAAATGACTGGGAAATGGTGCTCCAGTTTGGTTTCATGACATCTGGGGTGATGCCTATTAGTAAACACTGGCATTAGTTTGGATCCCAGCACATCCTACCTAGCTCCTGTATCTGATGCTGGCTAAGAAGcatttccctttcttccttccttcttaaCCCCTTCCAGGATTCCTGGCGACATGTAATCAGCACTGGAGTCCAGATTGGCATCCCTATGCCCTGCTTCACCACAGCACTTTCTTTCTATGATGGGTACAGGCATGAAATGCTCCCAGCTAACTTGATTCAGGTAAGTACCTGAGCTACTACACAGAAATCTTTTGAGCCTGAACTTCAGTctgagaaaaataaagcacttgaACTGTTACAAACTCTGTGTTCCAGTTACACGGTCTAACAAACTTAATGAACATAGTTAGCAGTGGCCAGGTTGCCCTCGTAGTTAGCCCAAATGAAAAATCATCTTAGCAAATATTTAGAACTTGAAGGAGTTGGG from Alligator mississippiensis isolate rAllMis1 chromosome 13, rAllMis1, whole genome shotgun sequence includes these protein-coding regions:
- the PGD gene encoding 6-phosphogluconate dehydrogenase, decarboxylating; protein product: MAQADIALIGLAVMGQNLVLNMNDHGFVVCAFNRTVSKVEAFLAKEAKGTKVIGARSLEEMVSKLKRPRRIILLVKAGSAVDDFIEKLVPLLETGDIIIDGGNSEYRDTTRRCKELQAKGILFVGSGVSGGEEGARYGPSLMPGGAKEAWPHIKTIFQSIAAKVGTGEPCCDWVGDEGAGHFVKMVHNGIEYGDMQLICEAYHLMKDVLGMEHDEMAKAFEEWNKTELDSFLIEITANILKFKNPDGKHLLPKIRDSAGQKGTGKWTAISALEYGVPVTLIGEAVFARCLSSLKDERVQASKLLEGPKMTQFSGNKKAFLEDIRKALYASKIISYAQGFMLLRQAAKEFGWTLNYGGIALMWRGGCIIRSVFLGKIKDAFDRNPELQNLLLDDFFKTAVENCQDSWRHVISTGVQIGIPMPCFTTALSFYDGYRHEMLPANLIQAQRDYFGAHTYELLSKPGEFIHTNWTGHGGNVSSSSYNV